ATCTGACCGTCGAGGAGATCGAACCCCTGGCCGACGCCATCGCCGAGGCCGTGCACGGCACCGGACGTCCCAGCGTGTGACTCACCGCGTGGTGAGCAGCCAGACGAACACGAAGGCGTAGATGGCGAAGTGGGTCAGCGACAGCGTCAGGCCGGCGATCGCGATCCGGCGACCGGTGTCGTCCCGCGTCTGCTGCAGGGCATTGATTCCGACCGGAATCGTGACCAGCCAGCAGGGCAGGAACAGGACGAAGTACTGCAGGATACCGCAGATTAGGCTGACGACGGCAAGGCCGTTGATCTTGGCGGGCTTGGGGCGCCCGAACGAGTAGGCGGGTGCTGTCCGTTGCGGGGCGATCGTCGTCATGCCGGTAGCGTCGCGTACCCCGCTTGGTAGATCCTTGGTGAAACCTCTCGGTTCGAACGGGCTAGCGCCTGCATACGTAGGCCGCCGTGGGAAGCCAAGCGGCGCGGGGGCGACCGTTTGCGACCGAGGCAGCCGGAATTTTCTGCGGCAGAGGACACGTCGCTGCGCAGCGACACTTCTCTGACGTCTCTGTGCTTGGTGACGAGCCAAAATCCACTGTCGCCAAACCCACCCGGGTCAAGCTCCGGTGGCTATTGCAGTTTCGGTTTGATGTCTTTGATGACCCACTGTGCGTAGTCCAGATAGGCATTGACGTCGGCTACGGGTGGGACAGGCAGTCCGCTCATAGTCACGCCCAGCTGTGCGAGCCAACCGATCTGGTCGATGATTTCCTGCGCGCTCATCCCGGGCCGCTGCGTGGGGTCGTCGATGACGACGTGCCCTTCGCCGACGCGTGAGGTGCCAAGACCGTAGACCACCTCGAAGTCGCGACCGTCGTAGGTGGGCTGGGATTTGATGAAGTCGAGTTTGGCTGGAATGTCCACTGGCTTGGTGAGGAACGGGGACCAGCCCGACGCGAAGCGGGCGGCGCGCTCGAGCACCGGTCTTGCATCCCCGCCGATCCAGATGGGCAGATGCGGCTTTTGCACCGGCTTTGGTTCGAACGCCACGTCGTGGAACGAGACGTAGCGGCCGTCGAAGCTTGGCGAATCGCTCGTCCACAGCTCCAGGATGGCGGCGAGGTATTCATCGGCCATGCGGCCACGTTCGCCGAAGGGCACCCCGAGGATGTTGAATTCTTCGGCGTCCCAACCAACTCCGAATGTCACCGTGATCCGGCCGTCGCTCATCCAGTCCGCGGTCGAGAGCGCCTTGGCCATAACGACCGGGTGCTGCAGGGGGAGCACGGTGACGAACGAATTCACCCGAATGCGTTGGGTAGCACCGGCGATGAAGGCCTGCGCCACCGTGGAGTGAAAATAATGCGGGCCAGATAGCTCGACATGGGACTTGGGGACGATGAAGTGTTCAGGCACGACGATCATGTCGTAGCCGAGTTCGTCGACGCGTTTGGCCATGACCGTTTGATCGACCCCGGTCACCGTGAGTTCCCAAGGTTGTGCGAGCGCCTTGACGCGCACCGAGTTGGGCAAGGCGAGTGAAAACTTCATGGGACAGCAAGCCTTTCGGCGCGTGGGCGCGGTGTGGGCCAGTCGCACCCGGTCAGTTCGGCGGATAGTTCCCACAGCTGGCGGGCCACCACCGGGTTGCGCGCCTTCTGACGCAGATTGGTTGCCTTGGGCTTGCCCCACTGGCTAAACCGAGGTGCCAGATAGGTTCCCGCGGGTAGGTCGGAAACCACTGCCTCGATGCTGGCTCGTGCCGCGTTGGCTGGGCTCTGCATGTGAAACGTCACGAATTTGTGCTCGCCAGGGTGAAGTGGTCATCTCGTCGTGGCGTGCCGAAAGGCAGGCCCGCCGACGTGCCTTCCACTCGTCCCTGGTGAGCGAAGGTGAACGCAATCCCGGCCGGGGTGACAAGTGCTGCGGCCCAAGCGTATTGGATGGTGTCGAACCCGCTGTCGTGCGCGTGTCCGGTCAGCGTGTAGGCACCGTTGCTCTGACACGCCAGGTGCGCCGATCCGCCCAGCGGCAGCCCACAGGTGAGCGGGCCCGCGTCGAATGTCTTGACGCTATCGTGCTTGAGGACGAAGACGAAGCCTTCGGCCGCATGGCCACCGCCGCCCGGGCAGACCCCCTTGTCGGGATATCCGTCGAAAAACATTGCGTGGCATTTCCCGCAATAGCGCCACCCACCCTGGTCGAGTGGCGAATCGGGAACGTCGTGGGGCAGGCGAAATTCCCAGCCGCTGGCCCCGTGGCCGCCGCCGGCCGGGCAATGACCCTTGTACGGGTACCCGTCGAAGAACATTGCGTGGCATTTCCCGCAGTAGCGCCACCCCCGCTGATGGTTCGCATCCTCGGGATCGTCCCCCCAAGGCAGACTAAAGTTGTAGCTGTAACCGACCACCGCATGAC
The nucleotide sequence above comes from Mycobacterium vicinigordonae. Encoded proteins:
- a CDS encoding DUF4190 domain-containing protein, which gives rise to MTTIAPQRTAPAYSFGRPKPAKINGLAVVSLICGILQYFVLFLPCWLVTIPVGINALQQTRDDTGRRIAIAGLTLSLTHFAIYAFVFVWLLTTR
- a CDS encoding TIGR03619 family F420-dependent LLM class oxidoreductase, with the translated sequence MKFSLALPNSVRVKALAQPWELTVTGVDQTVMAKRVDELGYDMIVVPEHFIVPKSHVELSGPHYFHSTVAQAFIAGATQRIRVNSFVTVLPLQHPVVMAKALSTADWMSDGRITVTFGVGWDAEEFNILGVPFGERGRMADEYLAAILELWTSDSPSFDGRYVSFHDVAFEPKPVQKPHLPIWIGGDARPVLERAARFASGWSPFLTKPVDIPAKLDFIKSQPTYDGRDFEVVYGLGTSRVGEGHVVIDDPTQRPGMSAQEIIDQIGWLAQLGVTMSGLPVPPVADVNAYLDYAQWVIKDIKPKLQ